Proteins co-encoded in one Calorimonas adulescens genomic window:
- a CDS encoding homoserine dehydrogenase translates to MEIGLLGFGTVGKGVYELLNKNRALMSSLLGEELKVKKILVKDINKHRMDEAYPLITDDPEEILEDGDIRLVVEVMGGIEPTYTYVERAIERSKNVVTANKDMISVKGSELYFKAKENGVEIAFEASVGGGIPIIKPMIDYISNDMVYEICGILNGTSNYIMSRMEEGIDYDRALAEAREKGYAESDPTNDVEGFDARRKITILSSLAYRRKINVEDIPARGITDIDIGDFKLAGLLGYSIKPVAVSRIAGNFIYSMVAPMLVERDNFLNNVRGVINGIKIKGDSLGELMFTGAGAGKFPTATAVIGDIMDILKGHKVKFSRFEDCSVRPYSEMETRFYVRIKAGDSGQAMEDISVIFDDIRMSCLPESSDIAFITKRMTEEKLRIYLNNMGFMDSVSSIDKYLPVLD, encoded by the coding sequence ATGGAAATAGGTCTTTTGGGATTTGGTACAGTTGGCAAGGGTGTATATGAGTTGCTGAATAAGAACAGAGCGCTGATGAGTTCGTTGCTTGGCGAGGAATTAAAAGTAAAAAAGATATTGGTTAAAGACATAAATAAACACAGGATGGATGAGGCGTATCCTTTAATTACAGACGATCCTGAAGAAATACTGGAGGACGGGGACATCAGGTTGGTGGTAGAGGTGATGGGGGGAATCGAACCCACCTATACCTATGTGGAAAGGGCCATTGAGAGAAGTAAAAATGTGGTTACGGCAAACAAGGACATGATTTCTGTAAAAGGAAGTGAGCTATATTTCAAGGCTAAAGAAAATGGAGTGGAGATAGCTTTTGAAGCCAGTGTTGGAGGCGGGATACCTATAATCAAGCCTATGATTGACTATATATCCAATGACATGGTATATGAGATATGCGGGATATTAAATGGTACATCCAACTATATTATGTCTCGCATGGAAGAGGGTATTGACTATGATAGAGCCCTTGCGGAGGCAAGGGAAAAAGGATATGCTGAAAGTGATCCTACCAATGATGTGGAAGGTTTTGATGCAAGGAGGAAGATAACTATCCTTTCCTCTTTAGCATATAGGAGAAAGATAAATGTGGAGGACATTCCGGCAAGAGGGATAACGGATATAGATATTGGAGATTTTAAGCTGGCCGGGCTTTTGGGTTATTCGATAAAACCTGTGGCGGTGAGCCGTATAGCTGGGAATTTTATATACAGTATGGTGGCCCCTATGCTGGTTGAAAGAGACAATTTTCTAAATAATGTGCGTGGCGTAATTAATGGTATAAAGATTAAAGGTGATTCTTTAGGGGAGCTTATGTTTACAGGAGCTGGTGCGGGTAAGTTCCCTACTGCCACGGCTGTTATAGGTGATATCATGGATATATTGAAGGGACATAAGGTTAAATTTTCACGGTTTGAGGATTGCAGTGTAAGACCATATTCTGAGATGGAGACGAGGTTTTATGTAAGGATTAAAGCAGGGGACAGCGGCCAGGCCATGGAGGATATTTCGGTAATATTCGACGATATAAGGATGTCGTGCCTTCCTGAAAGCAGTGATATAGCATTTATAACAAAGAGGATGACAGAAGAGAAACTGAGAATATATTTGAATAATATGGGGTTCATGGACTCTGTATCCAGCATAGACAAATATCTACCTGTGCTGGATTAA
- a CDS encoding ACT domain-containing protein: protein MKQDAEYYIVEADALPEVFKKVMAAKNLLASGKAETIKDAVNEIGISRSAYYKYKDSIFPFFDARVAKIITLSLTLEHKPGILSNVLNILASAGGNILTINQNIPLNQIANVTISFDTKNMKIKLNELISKLAEIPGVIRNEIIAEQ from the coding sequence ATGAAACAGGATGCAGAGTATTACATTGTTGAAGCCGATGCTCTTCCTGAAGTTTTTAAAAAGGTAATGGCGGCAAAAAACCTGCTGGCATCAGGAAAGGCTGAGACAATCAAAGATGCTGTAAATGAAATTGGCATAAGCAGAAGTGCGTATTACAAATACAAGGATTCTATATTTCCGTTTTTTGATGCAAGGGTTGCAAAGATTATAACCTTATCTTTAACGTTGGAACATAAGCCTGGCATACTTTCCAATGTCCTCAATATATTGGCTTCGGCAGGTGGCAATATACTGACGATTAATCAAAACATACCACTAAATCAGATTGCTAATGTTACCATTTCATTTGATACTAAGAACATGAAGATAAAGCTCAATGAGCTGATTTCAAAGCTTGCAGAGATACCTGGTGTAATCAGAAATGAAATAATTGCTGAACAATAG
- the thrC gene encoding threonine synthase — translation MWKGIIEEYREYMPVNEKTRIITMLEGNTPLIYAENISKDFGINLYFKYDGLNPTGSFKDRGMTLAISKAMEDGARAVVCASTGNTSASCAAYAARAGLKAIVLIPDGKIAKGKLAQAIAYGANIFAIDGNFDSALRLVRDMADRFKLTIVNSLNPYRLIGQKSAAFEICDCIGCPEYVFIPVGNAGNISAYWMGFKEYFNNGKIDKLPHMMGFQAAGAAPIVEGRVIEKPETIATAIRIGNPVSWDKAINAAGESGGEIDSVTDEDILKAYRYMASAEGIFAEPASAASLAGLIKKVEQGRVSQGSTVVCILTGNGLKDPDTATGLSLHIRHVSGSGKEIIEDLEGMI, via the coding sequence ATGTGGAAGGGGATAATAGAGGAATACAGGGAATATATGCCGGTGAATGAGAAGACCAGAATTATTACTATGCTGGAGGGGAATACCCCACTTATATACGCTGAAAACATATCAAAAGATTTTGGAATAAACCTATACTTCAAATATGATGGATTAAACCCTACAGGGTCTTTCAAGGATCGCGGGATGACCCTTGCTATCAGCAAAGCGATGGAAGACGGCGCAAGGGCAGTTGTGTGCGCATCTACAGGCAACACATCAGCGTCTTGCGCAGCATATGCTGCCAGGGCAGGCCTTAAGGCCATTGTACTTATACCAGACGGGAAAATAGCCAAGGGGAAATTGGCCCAGGCTATAGCCTATGGGGCCAATATTTTTGCCATTGATGGTAATTTTGATTCAGCCTTGAGGCTGGTGAGGGACATGGCTGATCGTTTTAAACTGACCATAGTAAACTCATTAAATCCATATAGATTGATCGGACAGAAATCGGCTGCATTTGAAATATGTGACTGTATAGGATGCCCTGAATATGTATTTATCCCGGTCGGAAATGCAGGGAATATATCTGCTTACTGGATGGGATTTAAGGAATATTTCAATAATGGTAAAATAGACAAACTGCCACACATGATGGGATTTCAGGCGGCAGGTGCGGCTCCTATCGTGGAGGGAAGGGTGATAGAAAAACCTGAGACCATAGCTACAGCCATAAGGATAGGAAATCCTGTAAGCTGGGATAAGGCTATAAATGCAGCAGGTGAATCAGGAGGAGAGATTGACAGCGTGACTGATGAGGATATACTTAAGGCTTACAGATATATGGCCTCAGCAGAAGGGATATTTGCTGAACCGGCTTCTGCAGCTTCTCTTGCAGGACTTATTAAAAAGGTTGAGCAGGGACGTGTGTCACAGGGCTCTACGGTAGTCTGCATTTTGACGGGTAACGGCCTTAAGGACCCAGACACAGCCACCGGGTTATCTTTGCATATTAGGCATGTATCTGGAAGCGGGAAAGAGATTATTGAGGATTTGGAGGGCATGATATGA
- the thrB gene encoding homoserine kinase codes for MRVRVPASTANLGPGFDCFGLALDIYDFVELRYGEPEDNLAYLAFRKALEYKGMEIPTGLRCSIYGDIPASRGLGSSAACIIGGLILANKYMDDTLSEDEILSIACEIEGHPDNVVPALKGGFHISYLDGGKIKSTQVPVPDNLIFAIMVPEFPLSTERARAVLPRSISYADAVYNISRASLLIKSFVTSDFSLMKEAFNDRLHQPYRLPIIPEARKIMDMFKASGCLGYFLSGSGSSIIGVFDNKIDANKLVKGLNGLKGGWQMRTARPDKDGALVDGNS; via the coding sequence ATGAGGGTGAGAGTGCCAGCAAGCACTGCAAACCTTGGACCCGGTTTTGACTGCTTTGGCCTGGCCTTGGACATATATGATTTTGTAGAACTCAGGTACGGAGAGCCTGAAGATAATCTTGCATATTTAGCTTTCAGGAAAGCACTCGAGTACAAGGGAATGGAGATACCTACAGGGTTAAGATGCAGCATATATGGAGATATACCAGCATCCAGAGGACTTGGCAGCAGTGCAGCGTGTATTATAGGGGGACTCATACTGGCAAATAAATATATGGATGATACCTTGAGCGAGGATGAAATATTGAGTATAGCCTGTGAGATAGAAGGGCATCCTGACAATGTAGTACCGGCTCTGAAGGGGGGATTCCATATATCCTATTTGGACGGAGGAAAGATAAAATCCACACAGGTACCCGTACCGGACAACCTGATATTTGCCATCATGGTCCCTGAGTTTCCTTTGAGTACGGAAAGAGCCAGAGCAGTTTTACCCAGATCAATCTCCTATGCCGATGCTGTCTATAATATAAGCAGGGCCTCCTTGTTAATAAAGAGCTTTGTCACATCAGACTTTTCACTGATGAAGGAGGCCTTTAATGACAGGTTGCATCAACCATACAGGTTACCTATTATTCCTGAAGCACGTAAAATAATGGATATGTTCAAAGCCTCTGGCTGCCTTGGTTATTTCCTGAGCGGCTCTGGTTCTTCAATTATTGGAGTATTTGATAATAAAATTGATGCAAACAAGCTGGTGAAGGGGCTAAACGGGTTAAAGGGCGGCTGGCAAATGCGCACAGCGAGGCCTGACAAGGATGGGGCGTTGGTGGATGGCAATAGTTAA
- a CDS encoding phosphodiester glycosidase family protein codes for MKFYKKIYAIMVSVLLLNSFTSIVYASDYQIINEKTQSEVLSEGVTHTTIERFTTSGWLDINILEVELNNKDIDIDALYGSEGLSQPSTVSSMASEAGSVAAINGDFFDTKSGSPIGQIVSDGVLISGPPDKSLYGKLSSFNIDRDGNIFFEYWTYNFSVSLPDGTSLPIASFNKASSGQYLSLYDYHWGNTPGANGNPNHTEVIVDKDGTVLDVRPNQPSVKIPEGAYALVSNGDTSQQLSMLVPGDKLVINLDTTPEYHNLKLSVSGGTMLVKDGTIAPITHDPVPKPTARTSIGINREGNKLFLVTVDGRNGSSMGLLESEMAQLMLDIGAYNAINLDGGGSTTMVIRPLGEKNYVTANKPSDGKERRVADAIGVFNNAEAGDVRGLKIKADNNVFVGTRAKIGVFAYDEKYNPVDVDMARVTFNVSNVKGKFEDNSFIPQSPGQAVITVKYKGVSEEFNINVLDKPIILKSNISTITTDYNTKTEIKIYGKDKDGYTATIDPADIEWTIYGNVGKIEDGIFTSGTLNASGYIRAEFDGTYINIPVTVGNAPQTTDVPDNIRLEDVDPYNKKINVNNDMNSYNIFVYGDTSTSTLLQTLMLSKAVDKANETSSFAVFMGKNAKKFNNLKIPYIAIDSPGLYEFRNSSFIVMDSSKGGLRATDASQWFALKDYLKNANGENIFLVLNTPVWGSSGFTDQREAALLENTLKDFKNSTGKNVWILYQGGQNFYTALNDEIRYLGLSGTKNAVKSDVSTMPYALIEVNGNEVYYQKNSLFE; via the coding sequence ATGAAATTCTACAAAAAAATTTATGCCATAATGGTCTCTGTATTATTATTGAATTCCTTTACATCCATAGTGTACGCAAGTGACTATCAAATTATCAATGAAAAGACTCAAAGTGAGGTGCTTTCCGAGGGTGTAACTCATACCACTATAGAAAGATTTACCACCTCTGGTTGGCTTGATATAAATATTCTTGAGGTGGAACTTAATAATAAGGATATAGACATCGATGCCTTATATGGGTCGGAAGGGTTGTCTCAGCCGTCCACTGTGTCTTCTATGGCCAGTGAAGCTGGCAGCGTAGCTGCTATAAACGGCGACTTCTTTGATACAAAATCTGGAAGCCCTATAGGTCAGATTGTATCAGATGGTGTACTTATTTCAGGCCCCCCAGATAAGAGTTTGTATGGTAAATTGAGCAGTTTTAATATCGACAGGGACGGGAACATCTTCTTTGAATATTGGACATATAACTTTAGCGTTTCCTTACCTGACGGTACCTCATTACCCATTGCGTCTTTTAATAAAGCCTCCAGTGGACAATATCTAAGCCTTTATGATTACCACTGGGGCAATACACCCGGAGCCAATGGTAATCCAAACCATACTGAGGTTATTGTCGACAAGGATGGAACAGTGCTGGATGTCAGGCCAAATCAGCCTTCAGTGAAAATCCCGGAAGGAGCGTATGCCCTGGTAAGTAATGGTGATACTTCTCAGCAGCTTTCAATGCTGGTTCCTGGAGATAAACTTGTGATTAACCTTGATACTACCCCTGAATACCACAATCTGAAACTGTCTGTGAGCGGTGGCACAATGCTTGTAAAGGATGGCACCATAGCCCCGATAACCCATGATCCCGTACCAAAGCCGACAGCTCGAACGTCAATTGGTATAAATAGAGAGGGAAATAAATTGTTCCTCGTCACTGTTGATGGCAGAAACGGGAGCTCTATGGGCTTACTGGAGAGTGAAATGGCCCAGCTCATGCTGGATATAGGGGCGTATAATGCGATAAATCTTGATGGCGGCGGTTCTACAACTATGGTGATAAGGCCTTTAGGAGAAAAAAATTATGTTACCGCAAATAAACCTTCAGACGGAAAAGAGAGGCGTGTTGCTGATGCCATAGGTGTATTTAACAATGCTGAAGCCGGAGATGTCAGGGGACTAAAAATCAAGGCTGACAATAACGTGTTCGTCGGTACCCGTGCAAAGATAGGGGTATTTGCCTACGACGAGAAATATAATCCTGTAGATGTGGACATGGCCCGTGTTACATTCAATGTAAGTAATGTAAAGGGCAAGTTTGAGGACAACAGTTTTATTCCGCAATCGCCTGGCCAGGCCGTCATCACTGTGAAATATAAAGGTGTTTCTGAAGAATTTAATATAAACGTCCTGGACAAGCCAATAATCTTAAAGTCAAATATATCAACAATAACCACAGACTATAATACAAAGACAGAGATTAAGATATACGGCAAGGATAAAGACGGTTATACAGCAACCATAGACCCTGCTGATATTGAATGGACTATCTATGGCAACGTCGGAAAAATAGAAGATGGCATTTTTACTTCAGGTACTTTAAATGCTTCAGGATATATAAGAGCCGAGTTTGATGGGACATATATCAATATACCGGTAACAGTCGGCAATGCACCACAGACTACTGATGTACCAGACAATATCCGTCTTGAGGATGTGGACCCATATAACAAAAAGATCAATGTAAATAATGACATGAACTCTTACAACATATTTGTTTATGGCGATACCAGCACCAGCACTTTGCTCCAAACCCTGATGCTTTCAAAGGCTGTAGATAAAGCTAACGAGACATCATCTTTTGCCGTGTTTATGGGGAAGAACGCTAAAAAGTTTAACAACTTAAAAATCCCATATATAGCAATAGACAGTCCTGGCCTGTATGAATTCAGAAACTCCAGTTTCATAGTCATGGATTCATCAAAAGGAGGACTGAGAGCAACTGATGCCAGCCAGTGGTTTGCTCTAAAGGACTATTTAAAGAACGCAAATGGTGAAAATATATTTCTTGTTTTAAATACACCTGTTTGGGGAAGCAGTGGATTTACAGACCAAAGAGAGGCAGCTCTACTAGAAAACACTCTTAAGGACTTTAAAAACTCAACAGGCAAAAATGTATGGATTCTATATCAAGGTGGACAAAATTTTTATACTGCTTTAAACGATGAAATAAGGTATCTTGGCCTCAGTGGTACTAAAAATGCCGTAAAGAGTGATGTTTCAACAATGCCCTATGCCCTGATTGAGGTAAATGGCAATGAGGTCTACTATCAAAAGAACAGCCTGTTTGAATAA
- a CDS encoding fumarylacetoacetate hydrolase family protein, producing MKIGRFMDTDKIFYGVVEGEIVYPIDGDIYGSYRRDATKKYLKDLKILAPSVITKAVCVGVNYKSHSEELNHKLPSEPLLFIKPTSAVINPEEEIIRPSESSRVDYEGELVVVIGKRAKDVDIGNVDNYILGYTCGNDVTARDLQQRDGQWTRAKSFDTFLPFGPFIETELNPDDLSLRTYLNGKVVQETRTSNLIFKVKELVSFISHCMTLFPGDIIMTGTPSGIGPMEAGDIVEVEIEGIGKLRNHVK from the coding sequence ATGAAGATAGGAAGGTTCATGGATACCGACAAAATCTTTTATGGTGTGGTTGAGGGGGAGATCGTATATCCTATAGATGGGGATATATACGGCTCGTATCGGAGGGATGCTACAAAAAAGTATCTAAAGGATCTCAAGATACTTGCACCCAGTGTCATTACCAAGGCTGTATGCGTAGGGGTAAATTATAAGTCGCACTCTGAGGAGTTGAATCATAAGCTGCCTTCCGAACCACTTTTATTTATTAAACCAACCAGTGCTGTAATAAACCCAGAGGAAGAAATAATAAGACCTTCGGAGTCATCAAGGGTAGACTATGAAGGCGAGCTGGTTGTGGTTATTGGTAAAAGGGCTAAGGATGTTGACATTGGCAATGTTGATAATTATATCCTGGGTTATACGTGCGGCAATGATGTGACCGCAAGAGACCTGCAGCAAAGGGATGGTCAGTGGACCAGAGCAAAATCTTTTGACACATTCCTGCCCTTCGGTCCTTTTATTGAGACCGAGCTAAACCCGGATGACCTATCGCTTAGGACATATCTGAATGGTAAAGTTGTGCAGGAAACAAGGACATCCAACCTCATTTTCAAGGTCAAGGAGCTGGTTTCTTTCATATCCCACTGTATGACCCTGTTTCCTGGGGATATAATCATGACAGGTACCCCATCAGGAATTGGCCCAATGGAGGCGGGAGACATTGTAGAGGTGGAAATAGAGGGCATAGGGAAACTCCGAAACCATGTAAAGTAA
- the yyaC gene encoding spore protease YyaC codes for MEVRVNYRNRDSSTMISKFLKNYVDTRTIILCIGTDKWIGDSLGPFVGYFLKKNLYPGPVYGTLENPVHAINLYDTLKEIKKRHPYSNLVAVDACLGEPINVGKIVLNNRPIYPGKGVGKMMPAVGDISIVGIVDEYNSYNLHNIRLDLIVNMAETICNGILQSIDANNYLSYL; via the coding sequence TTGGAAGTCAGAGTAAATTATAGGAATAGAGACTCCAGTACCATGATATCAAAGTTTCTTAAAAATTATGTGGACACAAGGACTATAATACTGTGTATAGGTACTGACAAATGGATAGGTGACTCATTAGGACCGTTTGTTGGATATTTCTTGAAAAAAAACCTTTATCCTGGCCCGGTATATGGCACTTTAGAAAATCCAGTACATGCCATAAACCTGTATGATACACTAAAAGAGATAAAAAAAAGGCATCCCTATAGCAATCTTGTCGCTGTGGATGCCTGTCTTGGCGAACCTATTAACGTCGGTAAAATAGTATTAAACAATAGACCTATTTATCCTGGCAAAGGAGTTGGCAAAATGATGCCAGCTGTAGGAGATATTTCAATAGTCGGTATAGTAGATGAATACAATTCTTACAACCTCCACAATATAAGATTAGATTTAATCGTAAATATGGCTGAGACTATATGTAATGGCATACTGCAATCCATAGATGCGAACAATTATCTCAGTTATTTGTAA
- a CDS encoding LacI family DNA-binding transcriptional regulator, whose protein sequence is MINIKITIKDVAKRAGVSISTVSRVINDSKPVSDEAKQRVLDAIKETGYRPNQLARGLVLRKSNIIGMIIPDIANPYYAAIVEGAEEIANMYGYTLLLCNTHGELDKEIEYLNLMADKQADGLVFMTGKLKSEHVDWFKNAEIKTCFINLYSRELDIPMVSIDNYNAVTEAINYLISNGHVKIGMLYAPDVDDLLQEERLRAYKEALKNHGHEFDEDVVSECRFSIESGYVKTKELLNNKKVDALLLTNDVAAIGAMKAATEMGYRVPEDISIMGFDDISFSAYYQPSLTSINQPTYDMGAVATRMVIKQIAGEQVEKMILLPHKLVERESTVKMSNNI, encoded by the coding sequence ATGATCAACATTAAAATAACAATAAAAGACGTGGCCAAAAGAGCTGGAGTTTCAATATCAACCGTTTCACGGGTCATTAATGACAGTAAGCCTGTTTCTGATGAAGCAAAACAGAGGGTGCTGGATGCAATAAAGGAAACGGGGTACAGGCCGAATCAACTGGCAAGGGGCCTTGTGCTGCGTAAATCCAACATAATAGGCATGATAATACCAGATATTGCAAATCCTTATTATGCCGCAATAGTTGAAGGGGCAGAAGAGATTGCCAATATGTATGGGTATACATTGCTTTTATGTAACACTCACGGCGAGCTGGACAAGGAAATCGAATATCTGAATCTTATGGCAGATAAACAGGCAGATGGGCTCGTGTTTATGACAGGAAAATTGAAGTCTGAGCATGTTGATTGGTTTAAGAATGCAGAGATTAAAACGTGTTTTATTAATCTATATTCAAGGGAACTGGACATCCCAATGGTAAGTATAGACAATTACAATGCTGTCACTGAGGCAATAAACTATCTTATAAGCAATGGTCATGTAAAAATAGGTATGCTATATGCACCGGATGTGGATGATTTACTTCAGGAAGAGAGGCTGAGGGCATACAAAGAAGCATTGAAAAATCATGGCCATGAGTTTGATGAGGATGTAGTGTCAGAATGCCGTTTTAGCATAGAGAGCGGTTATGTAAAGACAAAAGAATTGCTAAATAATAAAAAGGTTGATGCATTGCTTCTTACCAATGATGTTGCTGCAATAGGAGCCATGAAGGCCGCAACAGAAATGGGCTATAGGGTTCCAGAAGATATTTCTATAATGGGTTTTGATGACATCAGCTTTTCTGCTTACTATCAACCGTCTCTGACATCTATTAATCAGCCAACGTATGATATGGGAGCAGTAGCAACGAGAATGGTGATAAAACAAATTGCCGGGGAACAAGTGGAAAAAATGATCTTACTCCCACACAAGCTTGTAGAAAGGGAATCCACAGTAAAAATGTCGAATAATATATAA
- a CDS encoding methyl-accepting chemotaxis protein, translated as MFKMNLRREISLILVLLFLIIVGISVFNYFATQGIRQNVDAIKETITSQSKVTIDLTLNTQLLSSSVYRYQSHSATSQEINKSIEYVEGNVKNIDALVSKLNNKDIKALLDDLKNNLNELKNNVGRVSTYYNPETDVISTSLMRTEADKIATDAANINYMITQSFLPEFDRVDRDVDGISKITLVVVLIGTLVAMAGSLMVYLNLSRSVKNIKENAGDVESKVEKVTSTIEDVEKAARESTEGLSQATENVRTLCESIDQISQAITDVSNSMTSISKINDELSASSERVLSTVSRSRDKMNTEIDMLSQDGEKIVSLIDILNSSIKDTKEKSSTLTQLENKVNDVRGILTVIEEIADQTNLLSLNAAIEAARAGEAGKGFAVVADEIRKLAARSSESVEKIGNIINDIILFANNTTESIQKSVGESEAACMEVNAVKDLFRRVSEVFEDIKSAFTEISVVAKENEKSSLNTQHETEQVVAASEEVSAQIEEILSSSEEVTSILEKVLSNNDVTMKKLDEQINNIKDQIAGINKIFEALRSF; from the coding sequence ATGTTTAAAATGAACTTGAGAAGAGAAATATCTTTGATTCTGGTCTTATTATTTCTCATTATTGTTGGGATATCAGTTTTCAACTATTTTGCAACCCAGGGGATAAGACAGAATGTGGACGCAATTAAAGAAACCATAACCAGCCAGTCAAAAGTTACAATTGACCTTACCTTGAACACCCAGCTGCTTTCATCGTCGGTCTACAGATATCAATCTCATAGTGCGACATCTCAGGAAATTAATAAATCCATCGAGTATGTAGAAGGAAACGTTAAAAATATTGATGCCCTTGTATCCAAATTGAATAATAAGGACATAAAAGCCCTTTTGGATGACCTGAAAAATAATTTAAATGAGCTGAAAAACAATGTTGGACGGGTCAGCACCTATTATAATCCTGAGACTGATGTTATAAGCACAAGCCTTATGAGGACAGAAGCAGACAAGATAGCAACAGATGCTGCTAACATCAACTACATGATCACTCAGAGCTTTTTGCCTGAGTTTGACAGAGTAGATAGAGATGTAGATGGTATCTCAAAAATCACATTGGTGGTAGTATTGATAGGTACGCTGGTGGCAATGGCTGGTAGTCTCATGGTATATTTAAACCTTTCTAGGTCAGTTAAAAACATAAAGGAGAATGCTGGTGATGTGGAAAGTAAGGTAGAGAAAGTGACGTCGACCATAGAAGATGTAGAAAAAGCTGCCAGGGAGAGTACAGAAGGATTAAGCCAGGCTACAGAAAATGTCAGGACACTTTGTGAAAGCATTGACCAAATAAGCCAGGCCATAACCGATGTATCTAATTCCATGACAAGCATTTCTAAGATAAACGATGAACTATCAGCCTCATCGGAAAGAGTCCTGTCTACTGTAAGTAGATCCCGGGACAAGATGAATACGGAGATTGACATGTTATCGCAAGATGGAGAGAAGATAGTTTCTTTGATTGACATATTGAATTCCAGCATTAAGGATACAAAGGAAAAGTCCAGTACACTTACACAATTGGAGAACAAGGTCAATGATGTTAGAGGAATTTTAACAGTGATTGAGGAAATTGCTGATCAGACCAACCTGCTCTCTCTAAATGCTGCTATTGAGGCTGCAAGGGCGGGAGAAGCTGGCAAGGGTTTTGCGGTAGTCGCAGATGAGATAAGAAAACTGGCAGCGAGGTCCAGTGAAAGCGTCGAAAAGATAGGTAATATAATAAATGATATAATTCTATTTGCCAACAATACAACTGAGAGCATACAAAAAAGCGTTGGAGAGTCTGAGGCTGCCTGTATGGAGGTAAATGCGGTTAAAGATTTGTTCAGAAGAGTCTCAGAGGTATTTGAAGACATTAAAAGTGCGTTTACAGAAATTTCAGTGGTGGCCAAGGAGAACGAAAAGAGTTCGCTTAATACTCAACATGAGACAGAGCAGGTTGTAGCAGCCAGCGAGGAGGTTTCGGCTCAAATTGAGGAGATCCTATCCTCCTCTGAAGAGGTTACCAGCATCTTAGAAAAAGTTCTTAGCAACAATGATGTCACCATGAAGAAACTGGACGAGCAGATTAATAACATAAAAGATCAGATCGCTGGTATCAATAAGATTTTTGAAGCACTGCGTTCATTCTAA
- a CDS encoding MetS family NSS transporter small subunit, translating into MSISSIVMLIIICLILYGGLGVCLSIAMRRQ; encoded by the coding sequence ATGAGCATTAGTTCTATTGTTATGTTGATTATTATATGTTTGATTCTATACGGTGGCTTGGGAGTTTGCCTTAGCATAGCCATGAGAAGACAATAA